The Helicobacter sp. MIT 05-5293 genome window below encodes:
- a CDS encoding nickel-dependent hydrogenase large subunit, which yields MTKRIIVDPITRIEGHLRIEVIVDENNVIQDAYSTSTLWRGLETIVKNRDPRDAGFIVQRICGVCTYSHYKAGIMAVENALGITPPLNAILTRTLMNISLFLHDHPVHFYTLHGLDWCDITSALNADCAQAAKLAFKYTPNPLNTGENELKAVQDRVKNFVKQGALGPFANAYWGHKTYHFSPEQNLIVLSHYLKLLEVQRSVAQMMAIFGAKNPHPQSLTVGGVTSVMDILDPSRLGEWLTKYQDVCEFVNRAYWADIIMAAEAYRNEDSVLKGCGVKNFISYQEMQIGADEFLLSSGIIKNGDLSKVYPIDESKITEEATHSWYADNEPLHPYDGKTQPNYTGFKDAQTIGADGKLVDSKVVDENGKYSWIKSPRYDSEPMEVGPLASVLVGYASGNPYIKPVVDELLRVTGLPAEALFSTLGRTAARAIECKVIADNGIKAFNALVANVASGDKATCAPYVIDKNKEYKGRYIGNVPRGMLSHWTRIKNGVIENYQAVVPSTWNAGPRDSKGNRGPYEMSLIGTKVKDITQPLEIVRHIHSFDPCIACAVHVMDTQGNELSKYKVEPSFAKIQ from the coding sequence ATGACAAAACGTATAATTGTAGATCCAATCACGAGAATCGAAGGGCATTTGAGGATTGAAGTGATTGTTGATGAAAATAATGTGATTCAAGATGCTTATTCAACTTCAACATTATGGCGTGGATTAGAAACGATTGTAAAGAATCGAGACCCTAGAGATGCTGGTTTTATTGTGCAAAGAATCTGTGGTGTGTGCACTTATTCACACTATAAAGCAGGTATTATGGCTGTGGAAAATGCTTTAGGCATTACGCCTCCGCTTAATGCGATTCTCACAAGAACTTTGATGAATATATCGTTATTTCTCCACGATCACCCTGTGCATTTTTATACACTTCATGGGCTTGATTGGTGTGATATTACTTCTGCATTGAATGCCGATTGTGCGCAAGCAGCTAAACTTGCCTTTAAATATACTCCTAACCCTTTGAATACGGGCGAAAATGAGCTCAAAGCTGTTCAAGATAGAGTGAAGAATTTTGTAAAACAAGGGGCTTTAGGACCTTTTGCAAATGCGTATTGGGGACATAAAACTTATCATTTTTCACCCGAACAGAATCTGATTGTTCTTTCACATTATCTCAAGCTTCTTGAAGTCCAAAGAAGTGTCGCCCAAATGATGGCGATTTTTGGCGCAAAGAATCCTCACCCACAAAGTTTAACCGTGGGTGGCGTTACTTCTGTAATGGATATTTTAGATCCTAGCCGATTGGGTGAATGGCTCACAAAATACCAAGATGTATGTGAATTTGTGAATCGTGCTTATTGGGCTGATATTATTATGGCGGCAGAAGCCTATCGCAATGAAGATTCTGTGCTTAAAGGTTGTGGTGTAAAGAATTTTATCAGTTATCAAGAAATGCAAATCGGTGCTGATGAGTTCTTGCTTAGCAGTGGGATTATCAAAAATGGCGATTTGAGTAAGGTTTATCCGATTGATGAAAGCAAAATTACAGAAGAAGCAACACACTCTTGGTATGCTGATAATGAGCCTCTCCACCCTTATGATGGCAAGACACAGCCAAACTATACAGGCTTTAAAGATGCCCAAACAATTGGAGCTGATGGCAAACTTGTAGATTCTAAAGTCGTTGATGAAAATGGCAAATATTCTTGGATCAAATCACCTCGCTATGATAGTGAGCCAATGGAGGTAGGACCTTTAGCAAGTGTGCTTGTAGGTTATGCAAGTGGGAATCCTTATATCAAACCTGTTGTTGATGAGCTTTTGCGTGTTACAGGGCTTCCTGCCGAAGCGTTGTTTAGCACATTAGGACGCACAGCTGCACGAGCGATTGAATGTAAAGTGATTGCTGATAATGGAATCAAAGCCTTTAACGCACTTGTTGCAAATGTTGCCTCCGGTGATAAGGCGACATGCGCACCTTATGTGATTGATAAAAACAAAGAATACAAAGGACGCTATATCGGGAATGTGCCTCGCGGAATGTTGAGCCATTGGACGCGTATCAAAAATGGCGTGATTGAAAATTATCAAGCTGTTGTTCCTTCGACTTGGAATGCGGGACCACGAGATTCTAAAGGCAATAGAGGACCTTATGAAATGAGTCTTATCGGGACAAAAGTCAAGGATATTACACAGCCTTTAGAAATTGTCAGACATATCCATTCATTTGATCCTTGTATTGCGTGTGCAGTGCATGTTATGGATACTCAAGGTAATGAATTGAGCAAATATAAAGTCGAGCCTTCATTTGCTAAAATCCAATAA
- a CDS encoding hydrogenase small subunit, translating into METQTRNEELFEKASRRLDELSKLPVHHNADKNLINQLESGGFSRRDFIKWSGMMTAALALPASFAPLTAKAAELANRLPVVWLHMAECTGCSESLLRSDAPTIDSLIFDYISLEYHETVMAAAGYQAEQNLENAIAKYAGNYILMVEGGIPQGSSEFYLTIGAQGRTGAKEARHAAENAKAIFAIGTCSSFGGVQAAYPNPTNAQPLSKITNKSVINVPGCPPSEKNIVGNVLHFILFGTLPTLDAYNRPTWAYGLRIHDLCERRGRFDAGQFVEHFGDENAQKGYCLYKVGCKGPYTFNNCSKLRFNQHVSWPIQAGHGCIGCSEPKFWDTMNPFEEPIGNRLYATSYSGLGADKTADTIGAVVLGVTAVGIAAHAVISSTQKAQ; encoded by the coding sequence ATGGAAACACAAACACGCAACGAAGAGCTTTTTGAAAAGGCTTCCCGCAGACTTGATGAATTATCTAAGCTTCCTGTTCATCATAATGCTGATAAGAATCTGATAAATCAGTTAGAATCTGGAGGTTTTTCTCGTCGAGATTTTATCAAATGGTCTGGAATGATGACGGCTGCATTGGCATTGCCTGCAAGCTTTGCTCCACTCACAGCAAAGGCTGCAGAATTGGCTAATCGCCTCCCGGTTGTATGGTTGCATATGGCGGAATGCACGGGTTGCAGTGAGAGTTTGCTTAGAAGTGATGCGCCAACCATTGATTCTTTGATTTTTGACTATATCAGTCTTGAATATCACGAAACCGTGATGGCAGCGGCAGGCTATCAAGCTGAACAGAATCTTGAGAATGCGATTGCAAAATATGCGGGTAATTATATCCTTATGGTGGAAGGTGGGATTCCTCAAGGTAGTAGTGAATTTTATCTTACAATAGGCGCACAGGGACGCACTGGAGCGAAAGAAGCGCGACACGCAGCCGAAAATGCAAAAGCGATTTTTGCGATAGGGACTTGCTCAAGCTTTGGCGGGGTTCAAGCAGCCTATCCCAATCCTACAAATGCACAGCCACTTAGCAAAATCACAAATAAGAGCGTTATCAATGTGCCCGGCTGTCCTCCAAGTGAGAAAAATATCGTAGGTAATGTGTTGCATTTTATTTTGTTTGGCACTTTGCCTACGCTTGATGCGTATAATCGCCCCACTTGGGCTTATGGATTGAGAATCCACGATCTTTGCGAACGCCGAGGAAGATTTGACGCGGGGCAATTTGTCGAACATTTTGGCGATGAAAATGCTCAAAAAGGGTATTGTTTGTATAAAGTAGGTTGCAAAGGACCTTATACATTTAATAATTGCTCCAAATTGCGTTTTAACCAGCATGTAAGTTGGCCTATTCAAGCAGGACATGGTTGTATCGGTTGTTCTGAACCAAAGTTTTGGGATACGATGAATCCTTTTGAAGAGCCTATTGGCAATCGACTTTATGCGACAAGCTATAGTGGCTTGGGAGCGGATAAGACGGCAGATACCATTGGCGCAGTTGTCTTGGGTGTTACAGCAGTGGGTATTGCTGCACATGCAGTTATCAGTTCGACACAAAAAGCACAATAA
- a CDS encoding ATP-binding cassette domain-containing protein: MILQMSKVSVGFSQTDSQNALLSNIDLCVESHRTTILLGASGSGKTLCMSAIQGLIPSNLTLQSGEILLDGKPLDSHNARSKVFASIMQNPRTCFNPLWTMRSHFKESLDVLKKPYNPAQIESLLQEVGLEKDVLDCYAFELSGGMLQRVMIALGLLYNAPFLLADEPTSDLDTLTQNKILSLLESLQEARGFGMLLITHDLNIAAQKADRIYLIAQGKIHEMLDARLFKRENLQEILIEKLSKLQGGIYASHI; this comes from the coding sequence ATGATTTTGCAAATGAGCAAGGTCAGCGTGGGGTTTTCACAGACAGATTCACAAAATGCTTTGCTTAGTAATATTGATTTGTGTGTTGAAAGTCATCGCACGACGATTTTACTCGGAGCAAGTGGGAGTGGTAAAACTCTCTGTATGTCTGCAATTCAAGGATTGATACCCTCTAATCTTACCTTACAAAGTGGTGAAATTTTGCTTGATGGCAAGCCGTTAGATTCTCACAATGCGCGTAGCAAAGTATTTGCGAGTATTATGCAAAATCCGCGCACTTGTTTCAATCCCCTTTGGACAATGCGCTCACATTTTAAAGAAAGCCTAGATGTGCTTAAAAAGCCTTATAATCCTGCACAGATAGAATCTCTCCTGCAAGAAGTGGGATTGGAAAAAGATGTGTTAGACTGCTATGCGTTTGAACTTAGTGGAGGAATGCTCCAAAGGGTGATGATTGCATTAGGTTTGCTTTACAATGCGCCTTTTTTACTTGCTGATGAACCCACGAGTGATTTAGATACTCTCACACAAAATAAGATTCTCTCCCTTCTTGAATCACTTCAAGAAGCGCGTGGCTTTGGTATGTTGCTTATCACGCATGATTTAAATATCGCTGCGCAAAAGGCGGATAGAATCTATCTCATTGCACAAGGGAAAATCCACGAAATGCTTGACGCACGACTTTTTAAACGCGAGAATCTGCAGGAGATTCTGATTGAAAAGCTTTCAAAACTGCAAGGAGGCATCTATGCTTCTCACATTTGA
- a CDS encoding ABC transporter ATP-binding protein: protein MLLTFENVSFAYQKSRFLGKIIEQPIFSDINFCIDNNERVGLMGLSGCGKSTLARIAAGITRQDSGEVRFRGEIIDLENLTQRRAFYTQVQIILQDPISSLNPRLTLMQSLAEPLVYLLSIYDEKAQMERISPLLESLGLDLAILQSYPAMISGGEAQRICLARALLVRPSLLILDEATSNVDYLLSLRILDFLEQWQKIYPCAFLFITHNEHFIERFCQRVLVMQKGKVIETASPSLASINEGVT from the coding sequence ATGCTTCTCACATTTGAAAATGTTTCATTTGCCTATCAAAAAAGTCGTTTTTTGGGGAAAATCATAGAACAGCCGATTTTTTCGGACATTAATTTTTGCATTGATAACAATGAGCGCGTGGGCTTAATGGGGTTAAGTGGCTGTGGCAAAAGCACATTAGCGCGTATTGCTGCTGGTATCACAAGGCAGGATAGCGGTGAAGTGCGCTTTAGAGGGGAGATTATCGATTTAGAGAATCTCACACAAAGGAGGGCATTTTATACACAAGTGCAAATTATTCTTCAAGATCCGATAAGTTCGCTCAATCCACGATTGACCTTGATGCAGAGCCTTGCAGAGCCTTTGGTGTATTTACTATCTATCTATGATGAAAAAGCTCAAATGGAGAGAATCTCGCCACTTTTGGAAAGTCTGGGCTTGGATTTGGCGATATTGCAAAGCTATCCTGCAATGATTTCAGGGGGAGAAGCACAGAGAATCTGCCTTGCACGCGCACTTTTGGTGCGACCTAGTTTGCTTATTCTCGATGAGGCGACTTCAAATGTGGATTATCTGCTTTCGTTGAGAATCTTAGATTTTTTGGAGCAGTGGCAAAAAATCTATCCTTGTGCATTTCTTTTTATCACGCACAATGAGCATTTTATCGAGCGATTTTGCCAAAGGGTGCTGGTGATGCAAAAAGGGAAAGTTATAGAGACAGCATCACCGAGCCTAGCATCAATCAATGAAGGCGTAACTTAA
- the cybH gene encoding Ni/Fe-hydrogenase, b-type cytochrome subunit, whose product MSKVEMFKKELHMHEEFSGLTRIFHWIRAFSIFLLIATGFYIAYPFVMSHPEITQPTLQGMIAGEVIAEHTMNPAQTSYLQAYIRSVHLILGFVLIAISCFRLYLFIFDKKSLPERISFAQAKCPKVWIAQIKAYLFIGKHPHINGAYNPLQFVTYLLLAIMVLLMALTGIVLYYNVYHDGLGAILSVCFKWVEVLCGGLANVRNIHHILTWFFIIFIPVHIYFAVWNSIKYPNGGIDAIVSGMRYTDEVKV is encoded by the coding sequence ATGAGCAAGGTTGAAATGTTTAAAAAAGAGCTCCATATGCACGAAGAGTTCTCCGGCTTAACGAGAATCTTCCATTGGATAAGAGCATTTTCTATTTTTCTTTTGATTGCGACAGGATTCTATATCGCTTATCCTTTTGTGATGTCCCACCCAGAGATTACACAACCTACATTGCAAGGCATGATAGCGGGAGAAGTCATTGCAGAGCATACAATGAATCCTGCACAAACTTCTTATTTACAGGCTTATATTCGTAGTGTGCATTTGATTTTAGGCTTTGTTTTGATTGCAATTTCTTGTTTTAGGTTGTATCTTTTTATTTTTGATAAGAAATCCTTACCTGAACGCATTTCTTTTGCTCAAGCTAAATGCCCTAAAGTGTGGATTGCTCAAATTAAAGCTTATCTCTTTATAGGCAAACATCCTCATATCAATGGTGCATACAATCCTTTGCAGTTTGTTACTTATCTGCTCCTTGCGATTATGGTGCTTTTAATGGCACTCACCGGCATTGTATTATATTATAATGTCTATCATGATGGGCTAGGTGCGATTTTATCAGTATGCTTTAAATGGGTTGAAGTTCTTTGTGGAGGCTTGGCAAATGTGAGAAATATTCATCATATTCTCACTTGGTTTTTTATCATATTTATTCCTGTGCATATTTATTTTGCTGTGTGGAATTCAATCAAATATCCTAATGGTGGTATTGATGCGATTGTTAGCGGTATGCGATATACAGATGAAGTCAAAGTTTGA
- the trxA gene encoding thioredoxin: MAKYLELTSDNFDAEVSSGVVVVDFWAPWCGPCKMLSPVIEKLANDYDGKAKICKVNTDEEDELSAKFGIRSIPTIFFMKDGEIKDQITGAQPEQNIRQKIDALL, translated from the coding sequence ATGGCAAAGTATTTAGAGCTTACCAGTGATAATTTTGACGCTGAAGTCTCAAGTGGTGTAGTAGTGGTTGATTTTTGGGCGCCTTGGTGCGGACCTTGTAAAATGCTTTCTCCTGTGATTGAGAAGCTTGCAAATGATTATGATGGAAAGGCTAAAATCTGCAAAGTAAATACAGATGAAGAAGATGAGCTTTCGGCAAAATTTGGTATCCGCAGTATCCCAACAATTTTCTTTATGAAAGATGGTGAGATCAAAGATCAAATCACTGGAGCACAACCCGAACAAAACATTCGTCAAAAAATTGACGCTCTTTTGTAA
- a CDS encoding glycosyltransferase codes for MLLSIPPPPTIIELYRTWSEKIPHSKWLHHTAYLRLAIPSIIPHIDKILWLDCDMVVRKSLKEIFDTNIDHHLALVCQDNIFSYRIKHPHKYKPNGLDFLQWLDSVGLDSSVNYFCSGFLYINAKLWREQNLHQAFEEYVARYFTTITYGDQDILNFVLRDKLKYVNKMWNFIPCIDSDYYPTIPPLEEINILHYAASKPLNPLCTDKFYINEFWKYFFMTPYFIENPAPYIDIIIAQKTNAHNQRIKKLAKNLTCWIPIAKWRRGCREKLLMQKDILYALDS; via the coding sequence ATATTACTTTCTATACCCCCCCCCCCCACGATAATTGAGCTATACCGCACTTGGTCCGAGAAAATCCCCCATTCCAAATGGCTACATCATACTGCTTATTTAAGATTAGCCATACCTTCAATAATCCCTCATATTGATAAGATTCTATGGCTTGATTGTGATATGGTCGTGAGAAAAAGCCTCAAAGAAATCTTTGATACAAATATAGACCATCATTTAGCACTCGTGTGTCAAGATAATATTTTCTCCTATCGTATAAAACACCCTCATAAATACAAGCCCAATGGCTTAGACTTCTTGCAATGGCTTGATTCTGTGGGATTAGATTCAAGCGTAAATTACTTTTGTAGTGGCTTTTTATATATTAATGCCAAATTATGGCGAGAGCAAAACTTGCATCAAGCATTTGAAGAATATGTTGCACGATATTTTACTACTATCACTTATGGCGATCAAGATATACTCAACTTCGTCCTACGAGACAAGCTAAAGTATGTGAACAAAATGTGGAATTTTATCCCCTGTATAGATTCTGATTATTATCCTACAATCCCTCCACTTGAAGAGATTAATATCTTGCATTATGCTGCTAGTAAACCTCTTAACCCCCTATGCACAGACAAGTTCTATATCAATGAGTTTTGGAAATATTTCTTTATGACGCCCTATTTTATTGAGAATCCAGCCCCTTATATCGACATCATTATCGCCCAAAAGACAAATGCGCATAATCAACGCATCAAAAAACTTGCTAAAAATCTCACTTGTTGGATTCCTATCGCAAAATGGCGAAGAGGTTGCAGAGAAAAACTTTTGATGCAAAAAGATATTTTATACGCATTAGATTCTTAA